The nucleotide sequence TGAGATCTTTTTTTGATGTAAAATTACCTCTTTTAATGATTTTCTTAGTAAGAATACCAAACCAAATTTCTACTTGATTGAGCCATGAACAGTGTTTTGGGGTATAAACAAAGCGAATTGCATGGTCTTTCTTCCTGAGAAATTCGGCTCTGCTTTTCATTGATTTCAAAATGCCTTGTTTCCCTTTGACGCCTAAATTATCTTTTATTTCGCATAATTCACTGACCAACTTGACAAGTGATTCCGACTTATGAGTATTGAGCTGATCAGCCACAAAGACCCACTCCCGAGTTTCCGGATCGCTTAATATAAGGCTTCGAATATGTTCGCAAAAATCATGTTCGTCCCGAGTGTCTCCTATGCTGGGAGAGACGACTTCACCGGTCACTACGTCAAAGTTTGCAATGAGCGAGAGTGTTCCGTGCCTGATGTACTC is from Candidatus Electrothrix sp. GW3-4 and encodes:
- a CDS encoding transposase → MKPHHSRYWLNPNHDNEELFVLEVKDVCETYHEAPRKAVINGRRTISIDENTGIQALERKNPTKKIEPGKPERIEFEYIRHGTLSLIANFDVVTGEVVSPSIGDTRDEHDFCEHIRSLILSDPETREWVFVADQLNTHKSESLVKLVSELCEIKDNLGVKGKQGILKSMKSRAEFLRKKDHAIRFVYTPKHCSWLNQVEIWFGILTKKIIKRGNFTSKKDLRSKLLDFIDYFNATMAKPYKWTFNGLPLKA